A part of Lacibacter sp. H407 genomic DNA contains:
- a CDS encoding alpha-ketoacid dehydrogenase subunit alpha/beta — MLFERKNLTNTELAGIYKSLLYPRLIEEKMLLLLRQGKISKWFSGIGQEAIAVGATLALDQDEWIMPLHRNLGVFTTRNMPLHKLFMQWQGNKEGYSKGRERSFHFGSKEHHVCGMISHLGPQLAIADGVALAHKLRKDKKVSLAFTGEGGTSEGDFHEALNVAAVWDLPVIFVIENNGYGLSTPTNEQYRCESLVERARGYGMDGVKIDGNNILSVIDTIKGVRNYCIEHQKPYLIECMTFRMRGHEEASGTKYVPKHLFEIWEEKDPIKNFETYLLSEAVLTEDDVTSIRAEFKNLIDSELLLTNQAKPMEIDTEEELDDLFAESTVNGRQSIVKHLDHSDITHHSQLTTNDKRFVDAIKEALHQSMTQHPNLVLMGQDIAEYGGAFKITEGFVETFGKERVRNTPICESAIVGAALGLSLEGYKGLMEMQFADFVTVGFNQIVNNLAKIHYRWGQNADVVIRMPTGGGVGAGPFHSQSNEAWFTKVPGLKIVYPSTPMDAKGLLIAAINDPNPVLYFEHKALYRAVSGQVPEEYYEIEIGKARHVRSGDEVAIITYGAAVHWAEDYAAEHPEISIDIVDLRSLAPLDYAAIRAAVQRTGRVLLLHEDTLIGGIGGEIAAWIAEHCFELLDAPVLRCASLDTPIPFNIELEQNFMAKARLGEVMEKLLRY, encoded by the coding sequence ATGCTCTTCGAACGCAAAAACCTTACCAATACCGAACTTGCCGGCATTTATAAAAGCTTGCTGTACCCCAGATTAATCGAAGAAAAGATGCTTTTATTGCTCAGGCAGGGAAAAATTAGCAAATGGTTTAGTGGAATTGGCCAGGAAGCAATTGCTGTTGGAGCTACATTGGCGCTGGATCAAGACGAATGGATCATGCCGCTGCACCGCAATCTGGGTGTGTTCACCACACGGAATATGCCTTTGCACAAACTCTTTATGCAATGGCAGGGCAACAAAGAAGGTTACAGCAAAGGACGGGAACGCAGCTTTCATTTTGGCAGCAAAGAACATCATGTGTGTGGGATGATCTCGCATCTTGGTCCGCAGTTGGCGATTGCTGATGGTGTGGCGCTCGCTCATAAATTAAGAAAGGATAAAAAGGTTTCACTTGCTTTTACAGGTGAAGGTGGCACCAGCGAAGGTGATTTTCATGAGGCCTTGAATGTAGCGGCTGTGTGGGATCTGCCTGTGATCTTCGTCATTGAAAACAATGGCTATGGGTTGAGTACACCTACAAATGAACAATACCGTTGCGAAAGCTTGGTGGAGCGTGCAAGAGGTTATGGTATGGATGGAGTGAAGATAGATGGTAACAATATTCTTTCGGTGATTGACACCATTAAAGGCGTGCGCAATTATTGCATCGAACACCAAAAACCTTATTTGATCGAATGCATGACCTTCCGCATGCGTGGACATGAAGAAGCAAGCGGAACAAAATATGTACCCAAGCATCTATTTGAAATATGGGAAGAAAAAGATCCCATAAAAAATTTTGAAACGTATCTGTTGAGCGAAGCAGTATTAACTGAAGACGATGTAACATCGATCCGTGCAGAATTTAAAAACTTAATTGACAGTGAACTGCTGTTGACGAATCAAGCGAAGCCAATGGAGATAGATACGGAAGAAGAGTTGGATGATTTGTTTGCGGAGTCAACAGTCAACGGTCGACAGTCAATAGTGAAGCATCTCGATCATTCAGATATCACTCACCATTCACAACTCACTACTAACGACAAACGTTTCGTTGATGCTATCAAAGAAGCCCTTCATCAAAGCATGACCCAACATCCTAATCTTGTGCTGATGGGACAGGATATTGCTGAATATGGCGGTGCATTTAAAATAACAGAAGGATTTGTTGAGACGTTTGGTAAAGAACGTGTACGCAACACGCCTATTTGCGAAAGCGCTATTGTTGGTGCTGCACTTGGGTTAAGTCTGGAGGGTTATAAGGGATTGATGGAAATGCAGTTTGCTGATTTTGTAACAGTAGGCTTCAACCAGATCGTTAACAACCTGGCAAAGATCCATTACCGTTGGGGACAAAATGCAGATGTGGTGATACGCATGCCCACAGGTGGCGGTGTTGGTGCCGGTCCTTTTCATAGCCAAAGCAATGAAGCGTGGTTTACGAAAGTGCCGGGATTGAAAATAGTATATCCATCAACGCCAATGGATGCGAAGGGTTTGTTGATCGCTGCTATCAATGACCCCAATCCGGTTTTATATTTTGAACACAAAGCATTGTATCGTGCAGTTAGCGGACAAGTGCCCGAAGAATATTATGAAATTGAAATTGGTAAAGCAAGGCATGTAAGAAGTGGTGATGAAGTAGCCATCATTACGTATGGTGCTGCTGTGCATTGGGCCGAAGATTATGCAGCGGAGCATCCTGAAATTTCAATTGATATAGTTGATCTCCGCTCATTGGCTCCATTGGATTATGCAGCTATTCGTGCAGCTGTACAACGCACCGGTCGTGTATTGCTATTGCATGAAGACACATTGATCGGCGGTATTGGCGGCGAAATTGCAGCATGGATTGCAGAGCATTGTTTTGAATTGCTGGATGCGCCGGTATTGCGTTGTGCAAGTTTGGATACACCGATACCGTTTAATATTGAACTGGAGCAGAATTTTATGGCGAAGGCGAGGTTGGGTGAGGTGATGGAGAAATTGTTGAGATATTAA